One segment of Spiroplasma kunkelii CR2-3x DNA contains the following:
- a CDS encoding ribose-phosphate diphosphokinase, with the protein MEEKSFSIYGLSAGIKLADEICKILGVTKQEMETIRFADGEILVRAMNSVRGKDVYIIQSTSWPVNENLMELLIAIDALKRGSAQSINVIIPYFGYARQDRKARGRQPITCKLVANMLTTAGATRVMTVDLHSPQSMGFFDVPVDDLRSTQELVRTIVRKIEEDHLKEEITIVSPDYGGLVRARDVANRLGNLAGNIAVIDKRRPKPNVSEVQFILGNVKDRICFIVDDMIDTAGTICNAAKALKQHGAKVVYLLACHGVFSPPAKERLTELINDGTVKKVIVTNTIDINQDRSFDGLKVISIANLISQMIRAMIEKRSLSDVYSKCNEQIKKIIEKIK; encoded by the coding sequence ATGGAAGAAAAAAGTTTTAGTATATATGGCCTATCTGCTGGAATAAAATTAGCAGACGAAATTTGTAAAATTTTAGGTGTAACAAAACAAGAAATGGAAACTATTCGTTTTGCTGATGGTGAAATTTTGGTAAGGGCAATGAATTCAGTGCGGGGAAAAGATGTTTATATTATTCAATCAACATCTTGGCCAGTCAATGAAAATCTAATGGAATTATTAATTGCGATTGATGCTCTAAAACGCGGTAGTGCACAAAGCATTAATGTGATCATTCCCTATTTTGGATATGCTCGTCAAGATCGAAAAGCACGTGGTCGCCAACCAATTACATGTAAATTAGTGGCAAATATGTTAACAACTGCAGGGGCAACAAGAGTAATGACTGTTGATTTACATTCACCACAATCAATGGGATTTTTTGATGTTCCAGTTGATGATTTACGATCAACACAAGAATTAGTAAGAACAATTGTTCGAAAAATTGAAGAAGACCATCTTAAAGAAGAAATAACAATTGTTTCACCAGACTATGGTGGATTAGTACGGGCACGAGATGTGGCTAATCGTTTAGGAAATTTAGCTGGGAATATTGCAGTAATTGATAAGCGCCGTCCAAAACCAAATGTTAGTGAAGTTCAATTTATTTTAGGAAATGTCAAAGACCGTATTTGTTTTATTGTTGATGATATGATTGATACAGCTGGCACAATTTGTAATGCAGCAAAAGCACTAAAACAGCATGGGGCAAAAGTAGTTTATTTATTAGCATGCCATGGAGTATTTTCACCCCCAGCAAAAGAGCGTTTAACAGAACTTATTAATGATGGGACAGTTAAAAAGGTTATTGTTACAAATACAATTGATATTAATCAAGATAGATCATTTGACGGGTTAAAAGTCATTTCAATTGCTAATTTAATTTCACAAATGATTAGAGCAATGATTGAAAAACGTAGTTTATCAGATGTTTATTCAAAATGTAATGAGCAAATAAAAAAAATAATTGAGAAAATAAAATAG
- a CDS encoding phage tail tape measure protein, with protein MAKEIKGMSITIDSNVLELNNNFKKIADNIKLSGSKLKNFDNNLKFKNGDEIDILNEKFNEYKNIIDNISEKKELLIEKYNQLNKTILETQEALSKTNDTAEREKLIQKQNKLNKEYEYTKINIDASNRSLNNFNEKLKNTTQEIKNIPFKKFEEFGTKCQEIGKKLSTHITIPILAIKGILTKITVDTAKYAGELKKTSKEIGITAENLQIFRYIAKRTGITSEELEKSFKKLRQGISAISYGIANETTEAFNKLGINIKNNEGSLKDTGTIFLELKKSLEQISDETEKNNLIIDIFGSKLGKNLIPMLALSDEEIKKMTSNIKDLGIVSNENVDKTTLLNKKWNEFKHVINITKMNLASALLPVFESLVSFLEVSLIPIIKGITNFFNMFNDTTKKTIFIILGISASLGAVVYTVGKIINAISSLKTLLLGMAKHPVLYGILVSLSALAAGGVWLYNKFNKPPQNINQENQTNNYNKIENKNEFKPTIIIEGENDKERAEKIIEIIGQWNNRV; from the coding sequence ATGGCAAAAGAAATTAAAGGAATGAGCATTACTATTGATAGTAATGTTTTAGAATTAAATAACAATTTTAAAAAAATAGCCGATAACATAAAACTATCAGGATCTAAATTAAAAAATTTTGATAATAATTTAAAATTTAAAAACGGTGATGAAATTGATATTTTAAATGAAAAATTTAATGAATATAAAAATATCATTGATAATATTTCAGAAAAAAAAGAACTTTTAATTGAAAAATATAATCAATTAAATAAAACCATCTTAGAAACTCAAGAAGCATTATCAAAAACAAACGATACTGCCGAAAGAGAAAAATTAATCCAAAAACAAAATAAATTAAATAAAGAATATGAATATACAAAAATAAATATTGATGCATCTAATCGCAGTCTAAACAACTTTAATGAGAAATTAAAAAATACTACACAAGAAATAAAAAATATTCCCTTTAAAAAATTTGAAGAATTTGGAACAAAGTGTCAAGAAATCGGAAAAAAATTAAGCACACATATTACAATACCCATTTTAGCAATCAAAGGAATTTTAACAAAAATAACTGTTGATACCGCCAAATATGCTGGTGAGCTTAAAAAAACATCAAAAGAAATTGGTATTACAGCAGAAAACTTACAAATATTTCGTTATATTGCAAAAAGAACTGGAATTACTAGCGAAGAATTAGAAAAAAGTTTTAAAAAATTACGACAAGGTATTAGTGCTATTTCTTACGGAATAGCAAATGAAACAACAGAAGCTTTTAACAAATTAGGAATTAATATTAAAAATAATGAGGGATCTTTAAAAGATACAGGAACTATTTTTTTAGAATTAAAAAAATCGTTAGAACAAATAAGTGATGAAACTGAAAAAAATAATTTAATAATAGATATTTTTGGTTCTAAGTTAGGAAAAAACCTTATTCCGATGCTTGCCTTATCAGATGAAGAAATTAAAAAAATGACAAGCAACATTAAAGATTTAGGTATTGTTTCAAATGAAAATGTTGACAAAACAACACTATTAAATAAAAAATGAAATGAATTTAAACATGTTATTAATATTACAAAAATGAATTTAGCATCCGCTCTATTACCCGTGTTTGAGTCTTTGGTTTCTTTTTTAGAAGTTAGTTTAATACCAATTATTAAAGGAATAACAAATTTTTTTAATATGTTTAATGATACAACCAAAAAAACTATTTTTATTATTTTAGGAATATCAGCAAGTTTGGGGGCTGTTGTTTACACAGTTGGAAAAATCATAAATGCTATTAGTTCATTAAAAACACTTTTGTTAGGAATGGCAAAGCACCCAGTTCTTTATGGTATTTTAGTTAGTTTGTCCGCCTTAGCTGCTGGAGGAGTGTGATTATATAATAAATTTAATAAACCACCTCAAAACATTAACCAAGAAAACCAAACTAATAATTATAATAAAATTGAAAATAAAAATGAATTTAAACCAACAATTATTATTGAGGGAGAAAATGATAAAGAACGAGCAGAAAAAATAATTGAAATCATAGGACAATGAAATAATAGAGTATAA
- a CDS encoding phage distal tail protein domain-containing protein, translated as MYNLPFRTFKITNNQDTLINLCDLDNIIVLSFNGLNINFDNNYLNIDNNFILNNTKHSLNQIIFKLLFINPNAYDKFYDFINKLNINLDNKSYPFLLFYSFWINEKTKLEYYCEVIIKSIIKTELNNNNDLEVDFILEQLTNWKKEEDKLFEIKPNKTSGKRYNEHNNKYYFKLNRIKYTNQYNEKIKISNNSYLTSDTLITINGPTKDPYLKLENINGKIISELKINVEINENEKIIIDSRIKSQSIIKVDLKNEKSYNIYQYQDFKYTNFIQIPPGNYHILYSSNLSKDKQVGNINIKKFEEYILI; from the coding sequence ATGTATAATTTACCATTTAGAACTTTTAAAATTACTAATAATCAAGATACTTTAATTAATTTATGTGATTTAGATAATATTATTGTTTTATCGTTTAATGGATTAAATATTAATTTTGATAATAATTATTTAAACATTGATAATAATTTTATTTTAAATAATACTAAGCATTCTTTAAACCAAATAATTTTTAAATTATTATTTATAAACCCAAACGCCTATGATAAATTTTATGATTTTATTAATAAATTAAATATTAATTTAGATAACAAATCATACCCCTTTTTATTATTTTATAGTTTTTGAATAAATGAAAAAACAAAATTGGAATATTATTGTGAGGTAATTATTAAAAGTATTATTAAAACAGAATTGAATAATAATAATGATTTAGAGGTTGATTTTATTTTAGAACAATTAACTAACTGAAAAAAAGAAGAGGATAAATTATTTGAAATAAAACCAAATAAAACAAGCGGAAAAAGATACAATGAACATAATAACAAATATTATTTTAAATTAAACCGCATTAAATATACCAATCAATACAATGAAAAAATTAAAATTAGTAATAATAGTTATTTAACATCAGATACTTTAATAACAATCAATGGTCCCACAAAAGACCCATATTTAAAATTAGAAAATATTAATGGTAAAATAATAAGTGAACTTAAAATTAATGTTGAAATAAATGAAAATGAAAAAATAATAATAGATAGTAGAATAAAAAGTCAAAGCATCATAAAAGTTGATTTAAAAAACGAAAAATCATATAACATATATCAATATCAAGATTTTAAATATACTAATTTTATTCAAATTCCACCAGGAAACTATCATATTTTATATTCTTCTAATCTTTCAAAAGACAAACAAGTTGGAAATATTAATATTAAAAAATTTGAAGAATATATTTTAATTTAG
- a CDS encoding NifU family protein, with translation MTQTNQAKDIIDNLRPYINQDGGDIEFVEVKNNIVYVRLAGACVGCGLIDSTIKDGVEQIVKQEMPDIIAVEVIM, from the coding sequence ATGACACAAACAAATCAAGCAAAAGATATTATTGATAATCTTCGCCCTTATATTAACCAAGATGGCGGTGATATTGAATTTGTTGAAGTTAAAAATAATATTGTTTATGTTCGTTTGGCAGGAGCATGTGTTGGTTGCGGATTAATTGATTCAACAATTAAAGATGGTGTTGAACAAATTGTTAAACAAGAAATGCCTGATATTATTGCAGTAGAAGTTATTATGTAA
- a CDS encoding major tail protein, whose product MNNNIIEFGLENVHYAKLKYNQITNKTEYGIPLKILGAVNLSLNVSENTNTFYADNKPYYISHSFQGYSGSLTIAKPSDTFEKEILGIERDKNGNYIEKSTSLKSEIALGFEIKGDLEEKRIWLLRVNLKRPNQTHNTQTENVNPDTYTFELNALPRIEDNVIKIKTTKNANENNYNNYFSQVPKLEKEDKNGNE is encoded by the coding sequence ATGAATAACAACATTATTGAATTTGGGCTGGAAAATGTTCATTATGCAAAATTAAAATACAATCAAATAACAAATAAAACAGAATATGGAATCCCACTAAAAATATTAGGAGCAGTAAATTTAAGTTTAAATGTTAGCGAAAACACTAACACCTTTTATGCTGATAATAAACCATACTATATTTCACATTCTTTTCAAGGTTATAGTGGTAGTTTAACAATAGCAAAACCATCTGATACTTTTGAAAAAGAAATTTTAGGAATTGAAAGAGATAAAAATGGTAATTATATTGAAAAATCAACTAGTTTAAAGAGTGAAATTGCTTTGGGATTTGAAATCAAGGGTGATTTAGAAGAAAAAAGAATTTGACTTTTAAGAGTTAATTTAAAACGCCCTAACCAAACTCATAACACTCAAACTGAAAATGTAAACCCAGATACTTATACTTTTGAATTAAACGCTTTACCACGAATTGAAGATAATGTTATTAAAATTAAAACAACAAAAAACGCTAATGAAAATAATTATAATAACTACTTTTCCCAAGTCCCAAAATTAGAAAAAGAAGATAAAAACGGAAATGAATAG
- a CDS encoding type II toxin-antitoxin system antitoxin SocA domain-containing protein, with amino-acid sequence MKESMLSKYLKISPIEANKIEMAILFLLNSAFQNKKQIYKMHVFKFLSFLEWKAAKEFSGHFFILNFVALKWGPVPYKISEFINENGTFQFFTYSVLKKEKDNDLNKILFSFKNLSPTYFEDYFNWEYFSENEKKILKEASEWILKFKNTNLLSDNSHRIMKSWEKAWEKAVENSKKSVFFDFSYEIGIPKTDEDYEEILKLYKIECKNNYEL; translated from the coding sequence ATGAAGGAAAGTATGCTATCAAAATATTTAAAAATATCTCCAATAGAAGCAAACAAAATAGAAATGGCAATATTGTTTCTACTAAATTCAGCATTTCAAAATAAAAAACAAATTTATAAAATGCATGTTTTTAAATTTTTATCTTTTTTAGAATGAAAAGCTGCAAAAGAATTTTCAGGTCATTTTTTTATTTTAAATTTTGTAGCCCTAAAATGGGGGCCAGTTCCTTACAAAATATCAGAATTTATTAATGAAAATGGAACTTTTCAATTCTTTACTTATAGTGTATTAAAAAAAGAAAAAGACAATGATTTAAATAAAATATTATTTAGTTTTAAAAATTTATCACCCACTTATTTTGAAGATTATTTTAATTGAGAATATTTTTCTGAAAATGAAAAAAAAATATTAAAAGAAGCATCAGAATGAATATTAAAGTTTAAAAATACAAATTTATTAAGCGATAATTCTCATAGAATAATGAAATCATGAGAAAAAGCATGAGAAAAAGCAGTTGAAAACAGTAAAAAAAGCGTTTTTTTTGATTTTAGTTATGAAATAGGAATTCCAAAAACAGATGAAGATTATGAAGAAATATTAAAATTATACAAAATAGAATGTAAAAATAATTATGAATTATAA
- a CDS encoding phage portal protein, with product MFWYKKNKENNNDLNKTPKNSQVDIVKFEWKDFFTNFQNNYQIDVVKSTINRIATDIAQVSANTYRQNEKIKKSNFDYLFNLRPNNLMSSYDFYYKIITNLFLQGNVFIKIEKDINDKIISLIPIEYSSIELLSKDDELFIRFYQNNNAFEILPYSQIIHLRKFYNKNFLGDNPNNSLEPSKRILEEMTNSIINNFKETNSLMGIITTNMPLGPTGAPTQFNQERSQMLPVLPVEDINFKNTNFSNKRVAYLSYGQDFKKIDSNISKFSKEQNEYSENLIYKFFNIAPEIVKGTYNSEQFLSYLSTVIHPILRQLEKEFTFKIFTKKELELGHYFEFVLDSRLIILNLSNTLKGVELGAINPNEIRKLLFGLNPYEGGDTFLNWNYGKVDNEKNGENNGQQ from the coding sequence ATGTTTTGATATAAAAAAAATAAAGAAAATAATAATGATCTAAATAAAACGCCTAAAAATTCTCAAGTTGATATTGTTAAGTTTGAATGAAAAGACTTTTTTACTAATTTTCAGAATAATTATCAAATTGATGTAGTTAAAAGCACAATTAATCGGATTGCTACTGATATAGCACAAGTATCAGCTAATACATATCGCCAAAATGAAAAAATAAAAAAATCTAATTTTGATTATTTATTTAATTTGAGACCAAACAATTTAATGAGTAGTTATGATTTTTATTATAAGATAATTACTAATTTATTTTTGCAAGGGAATGTTTTTATTAAAATTGAAAAAGATATTAATGACAAAATTATTTCTTTAATTCCAATTGAATACAGTAGTATTGAATTATTGTCTAAGGATGATGAATTATTTATAAGATTTTATCAAAATAATAATGCATTTGAGATATTACCATATTCTCAAATAATTCATCTACGAAAATTTTATAATAAAAATTTCTTAGGGGATAATCCCAATAATTCGCTTGAACCAAGTAAAAGAATATTAGAAGAAATGACAAACTCTATTATTAACAATTTTAAAGAAACAAATTCTTTAATGGGAATAATTACTACAAATATGCCATTGGGACCAACTGGTGCTCCCACACAGTTTAACCAAGAGAGATCCCAAATGTTGCCAGTTTTACCAGTTGAAGATATTAATTTTAAAAATACTAATTTTAGTAATAAAAGAGTTGCATATTTATCATATGGGCAAGATTTTAAAAAAATTGATAGTAATATATCAAAATTTAGTAAAGAACAAAATGAATATTCTGAAAATTTAATTTATAAATTTTTTAATATAGCACCTGAGATTGTTAAAGGTACTTATAATTCAGAACAATTTTTAAGTTATTTATCTACTGTAATTCATCCAATTTTAAGACAATTAGAAAAAGAATTTACTTTTAAAATTTTTACTAAAAAGGAATTAGAATTAGGGCATTATTTTGAGTTTGTATTAGATAGTAGATTAATAATACTAAACTTATCAAACACTTTAAAAGGCGTTGAACTTGGGGCAATAAACCCAAATGAAATAAGAAAATTATTATTTGGTTTAAACCCCTACGAGGGAGGAGATACCTTTTTAAATTGAAATTATGGAAAAGTAGATAATGAAAAAAATGGAGAAAACAATGGACAACAATAA
- a CDS encoding DUF3627 domain-containing protein gives MGNFVKKNQNIENYFISKEFIPFTTDKASFINLPNHNRHIGFWLSNKFIYPSEKHSEQVAIGLIYDNSYPIIKYDENLKRNIWKYLTGTELINLYNQYKQNYFTKMKESLFSSEPKKVKANNNNNNLINWTVEKEQQLIKDLEDLS, from the coding sequence TTGGGTAATTTTGTTAAGAAAAATCAGAATATAGAAAATTATTTTATTAGTAAGGAATTTATCCCTTTTACAACAGATAAAGCAAGTTTTATTAATTTACCCAATCATAATCGCCATATTGGTTTTTGGTTGAGTAATAAGTTTATTTATCCGAGTGAAAAACATTCAGAGCAAGTAGCAATTGGTTTGATTTATGATAATTCTTATCCTATTATAAAGTATGATGAAAATTTAAAGCGAAATATTTGAAAATATCTAACTGGAACAGAATTAATCAATTTATATAATCAATATAAACAAAATTACTTTACTAAAATGAAAGAATCGTTATTTTCAAGTGAACCTAAAAAAGTAAAAGCAAATAATAACAATAATAATTTAATAAATTGAACTGTTGAAAAAGAGCAACAATTAATTAAAGATTTGGAAGATTTAAGTTAA
- a CDS encoding head-tail connector protein, producing MDLLNFVKLSLRLQHNSFDEEIKTLIQSAKNILINSGLPFKIIEEENDEQIKNIISIYVKENLGRELIGEKFYTILNYNIQQLMYKYANYPQTTIYQLEKELTELKKKLKDIKKLEKIKNER from the coding sequence ATGGATTTATTAAATTTTGTTAAATTAAGTTTACGACTTCAACATAATTCATTTGATGAAGAAATAAAAACATTAATTCAATCTGCTAAAAATATTTTAATAAATTCTGGTCTTCCTTTTAAAATTATTGAGGAAGAAAATGATGAACAAATAAAAAATATTATTTCTATTTATGTTAAGGAAAATTTAGGGCGAGAATTAATCGGAGAAAAATTTTATACTATTCTTAACTATAATATTCAACAATTAATGTATAAATATGCTAATTATCCACAAACAACTATATATCAATTGGAAAAAGAACTCACAGAATTAAAAAAGAAATTAAAAGATATTAAAAAACTAGAGAAAATTAAAAATGAAAGATAA
- a CDS encoding Mbov_0401 family ICE element transposase-like protein: protein MDINIIINGKNFFNEIYNDLEKYAIREIAYRLEKWDDFIFQNYQEDDNFKDFRVKEIRTKTLITLKGKIKFKRRRYCWTNPKTGKTEYVFILDIILGIKKWQRMGNDVKERILSFLSKDKKYCDISGTLEKAGISLMSISNTIKNATTNDKYYINKTNIKINVPHTLYIQIDGTYIKMWNQNEKIKKHILLSTVHTGYDQIKSTEKRPVIANKLGVYEMDNIPNYITKKTKLRPFVVKLILLIINNYNIQNDTEIMILGDGANWIKGVKKDIADRFPNNKVHYTIDKFHLKSRFEKLFPFQRKNAEIKEIFNKAVDYFYNGKYEELLQCLKDSKPFIPESKLDYFNKTKKLIKNNEEGIKNQTLWNNIGCHVEGDISHIKGRFVKKATYNEKTLKNKMNAIMQEYTNKIDIFNQLEQPPENISILYNNFNKTQQQNLYLY, encoded by the coding sequence ATGGATATTAATATTATTATTAATGGAAAAAACTTTTTTAATGAAATATATAACGATTTAGAAAAATATGCTATTAGAGAAATTGCATATAGATTAGAAAAATGAGACGATTTTATTTTTCAAAATTATCAAGAAGATGATAATTTTAAAGATTTTAGAGTAAAAGAAATTAGAACAAAAACATTAATTACTTTAAAGGGGAAAATAAAATTTAAAAGAAGAAGATATTGTTGAACTAATCCAAAGACGGGAAAAACAGAGTATGTTTTTATTTTAGATATAATTTTAGGAATTAAAAAATGACAAAGAATGGGAAATGATGTCAAAGAAAGAATTTTGTCATTTTTGAGTAAAGATAAAAAATATTGCGACATTTCTGGTACATTAGAAAAAGCAGGAATCAGTTTAATGTCAATTTCAAATACTATAAAAAATGCAACAACAAACGACAAATATTATATTAATAAAACAAATATTAAAATAAATGTTCCTCATACTTTATATATTCAAATTGATGGTACTTATATAAAAATGTGGAACCAAAATGAAAAAATAAAAAAACACATCCTATTGTCTACCGTTCATACTGGCTATGATCAAATAAAATCAACTGAAAAAAGACCAGTAATTGCAAATAAGTTGGGCGTTTATGAAATGGATAATATTCCAAATTATATTACTAAAAAAACAAAATTAAGACCTTTTGTTGTTAAATTAATACTTTTAATTATAAATAATTATAATATTCAAAATGATACTGAAATTATGATTTTAGGTGATGGAGCAAATTGAATTAAAGGTGTTAAAAAAGATATTGCAGATCGCTTTCCTAATAACAAAGTTCATTATACAATAGATAAATTTCATCTTAAAAGCAGATTTGAAAAGTTATTTCCTTTTCAAAGAAAAAACGCAGAAATTAAAGAAATTTTTAATAAAGCTGTTGATTATTTTTATAATGGAAAATATGAGGAATTATTACAGTGTTTAAAAGATAGCAAACCATTTATTCCTGAATCTAAATTAGATTATTTTAATAAAACAAAAAAACTAATTAAAAATAATGAAGAGGGTATTAAAAATCAGACATTGTGAAATAATATTGGTTGTCATGTTGAAGGCGATATATCACATATTAAAGGAAGATTTGTTAAAAAAGCAACTTATAATGAAAAAACCTTAAAAAACAAAATGAACGCTATTATGCAGGAATATACAAATAAAATTGATATTTTTAATCAATTAGAACAACCACCAGAAAATATTAGTATTTTATATAATAATTTTAATAAAACTCAACAACAAAATTTATATCTTTATTAA
- a CDS encoding lipoprotein, translated as MKKWLSFLGAITLLGTSTTSLVACNTPQYSEDELTQLKQANQICTNCQEIKEKLEWIAPQEKPFNTVDNKYYFVVWRDSKNSNWNINKFNNNKEIILITGDMRLQKTKFGSEYDLTIRVPEIRNMSVWKEDDRTYFKAVYRWNGGEENLPDLIIDNNGNVKFNGE; from the coding sequence ATGAAAAAATGATTAAGTTTTTTAGGAGCAATTACATTACTAGGTACAAGCACAACAAGTCTAGTTGCTTGTAATACACCACAATATAGCGAAGATGAATTAACACAACTAAAACAAGCAAATCAAATATGTACAAATTGCCAAGAAATAAAAGAAAAATTAGAATGAATAGCACCACAAGAAAAACCATTTAATACAGTTGATAATAAATATTATTTTGTGGTGTGACGTGATAGCAAAAATAGTAATTGAAATATTAATAAATTTAATAATAATAAAGAAATTATTTTAATAACTGGTGATATGAGATTACAAAAAACCAAATTTGGCAGTGAATATGACTTGACTATAAGAGTTCCAGAAATAAGAAATATGAGTGTTTGAAAAGAAGATGATAGAACTTATTTTAAAGCAGTTTATCGTTGAAATGGTGGCGAAGAAAATCTACCTGATTTAATAATTGATAATAATGGTAATGTAAAATTTAATGGTGAATAA
- a CDS encoding phage major capsid protein → MDNNKIINNEITKKIDFNIKKIKEIKEDKFSTNEIIGIANKYDVVDYHNDITDYKSFENDLKNGKTVPVFLSHNHEKILGVADLENRKDGLWAKIKIYTNTNYGKETYEIAKQMQKDNRPMQLSIGYRILKSEPTEINGQVVRYLKQIEVDEISLVPLGANPQSKIQEIKNIKGEKNMEKVNLKELNDKIIDSNNELEEKKEQLENMELNKNNLSNKELQEQKELLTAIKKLNEEITENQKIRNEYLEKNIKNIENGNSTILQTLRGTEQMEIKTFYNQKDILDTREYKNAWLKNMQRQQLTPQEAKFLQVGTNPTGNEDASPLVPTTIWKNILNEIKLTSNLINEITILEHRGKLDIAYEKGSTAAKFVTEGEEIQGKTGTDSIHFDGHIIATSLEFSETTKFMTIEDFEAFVIRVITNRIKEGIEQSIATGTGTGQPTGILSDTKIKSVKIKELNYDTIIEMIKSLKLGYSNGAKFVMNNETFWTIQNIKDKNDRPIWNHNISSDGVSNKILGYDVVLTDTYPTFSTTNKTNCISFGKLNTYYVNFQEPLTLRYSEHIGIKKLLHTYVGAAILDGKVVEHNAFVNFKPE, encoded by the coding sequence ATGGACAACAATAAAATTATTAATAATGAAATTACCAAAAAAATTGATTTTAATATAAAAAAAATTAAAGAAATAAAAGAAGATAAATTTAGCACAAATGAAATTATCGGAATAGCAAATAAATATGATGTAGTTGATTATCACAATGACATTACTGACTATAAAAGTTTTGAAAATGATTTAAAAAATGGTAAAACTGTGCCAGTATTTTTATCTCATAATCACGAAAAAATTTTAGGAGTTGCAGATTTAGAAAACCGCAAAGACGGATTATGAGCAAAAATTAAAATATATACTAATACTAATTACGGAAAAGAAACTTACGAAATTGCTAAACAAATGCAAAAAGATAATAGACCAATGCAGTTAAGCATAGGTTATCGTATTTTAAAATCAGAACCAACAGAAATAAATGGCCAAGTTGTTCGTTATTTAAAACAAATTGAAGTTGACGAAATTTCTTTGGTTCCATTAGGGGCAAATCCACAGAGTAAAATACAAGAAATTAAAAATATCAAAGGAGAAAAAAATATGGAAAAAGTAAATTTAAAAGAATTAAATGACAAAATTATTGATTCCAATAATGAATTAGAAGAAAAAAAAGAACAATTAGAAAATATGGAATTAAATAAAAATAATTTATCTAATAAAGAATTGCAAGAACAAAAAGAGTTATTAACTGCAATTAAAAAATTAAATGAAGAAATTACAGAAAATCAAAAAATAAGAAATGAATATTTAGAAAAAAATATTAAAAATATTGAAAACGGAAATAGCACAATTTTACAAACATTAAGGGGAACAGAACAAATGGAAATTAAAACTTTCTATAATCAAAAAGACATTTTAGATACAAGAGAATATAAAAATGCATGATTAAAAAATATGCAAAGACAACAATTAACACCACAAGAAGCAAAATTTTTACAAGTTGGAACAAATCCAACTGGAAACGAAGATGCGAGCCCACTTGTACCTACTACAATATGAAAAAATATCTTAAATGAAATTAAATTAACTTCTAATTTAATTAATGAAATAACTATTTTAGAACATCGCGGAAAATTAGATATTGCCTATGAAAAAGGTTCAACGGCAGCTAAATTTGTTACAGAAGGTGAAGAAATACAAGGAAAAACAGGAACAGATAGCATTCATTTTGATGGTCACATTATTGCCACTTCGCTTGAATTTTCAGAAACTACAAAATTTATGACAATTGAAGATTTTGAAGCTTTTGTAATTAGAGTAATTACAAACAGAATTAAAGAGGGAATTGAACAATCAATCGCCACTGGAACTGGAACAGGTCAACCAACTGGAATATTATCCGATACAAAAATTAAAAGTGTAAAAATTAAAGAATTAAACTACGATACTATTATTGAAATGATTAAATCATTAAAATTAGGATATTCAAATGGTGCTAAATTTGTAATGAATAACGAAACATTCTGAACTATCCAAAATATTAAAGATAAAAATGATCGCCCTATTTGAAACCACAATATAAGTTCAGATGGAGTTTCTAATAAAATCTTAGGTTATGATGTTGTTTTAACAGACACATATCCTACATTTTCTACAACAAATAAAACGAATTGCATTAGTTTTGGAAAATTAAATACTTATTATGTAAACTTCCAAGAACCTTTAACTCTAAGATATTCTGAACATATCGGAATTAAAAAACTTTTACATACATATGTGGGAGCAGCCATTTTAGATGGTAAAGTTGTTGAACATAATGCTTTTGTAAATTTTAAACCTGAATAA